From the genome of Streptomyces sp. NBC_01341, one region includes:
- a CDS encoding ketoacyl-ACP synthase III family protein, translating to MKTPDLYIAGLGAYVPDILDAGKAVESGLYDADDHEHQGWTGAAVAGDMTAPDMAVRAARQASERAGLHPHDLDLHIHACLHRQGPGAWSAQHYILRHLTDRDIPAYQVSQGCNGLLGSIELAACYLQAVPERKAALVTGADNLGSPHFNRWASLENGLLADAGSAVLLTKQPGFAGILSINSGSTAEVEEQFREEEFPPVNVGATATAALATTHVGDRPEADRATEESVAEAVRRQGELRTELALRTIAEADLDVDDITRVAHIFTGRKSYLKGILDPLGLSPEQGLFEFGRGVGHMTVNDQVVGLNHLVETGQVAPGDHVLMVAHGAGVSISCAVVRIDHLPAWAREGT from the coding sequence GTGAAGACCCCGGACCTGTACATCGCCGGCCTCGGCGCTTATGTCCCTGACATCCTCGACGCCGGCAAGGCGGTGGAGTCGGGCCTGTACGACGCCGATGACCACGAGCACCAGGGATGGACCGGCGCTGCCGTCGCAGGCGACATGACGGCACCGGACATGGCTGTGCGGGCAGCCCGTCAGGCCAGTGAGCGCGCCGGCCTCCACCCTCACGATCTCGACCTTCACATCCATGCCTGCTTGCACAGGCAGGGGCCCGGAGCGTGGTCGGCGCAGCACTACATTCTGCGCCACCTCACGGACCGCGACATTCCCGCCTACCAGGTCTCGCAGGGGTGCAACGGACTGCTCGGATCGATCGAGCTCGCCGCCTGCTATCTCCAGGCCGTCCCCGAACGCAAAGCCGCTCTCGTCACGGGCGCCGACAATCTGGGCTCGCCGCACTTCAACCGCTGGGCGTCGCTCGAGAACGGCCTCCTCGCCGACGCGGGAAGCGCCGTCCTGCTCACCAAGCAGCCCGGATTCGCCGGCATCCTGTCGATCAACAGCGGATCCACGGCCGAGGTGGAGGAGCAGTTCCGCGAGGAGGAGTTCCCGCCCGTGAACGTCGGTGCGACCGCGACCGCCGCCCTTGCGACCACACACGTCGGCGACCGGCCGGAGGCCGACCGGGCCACGGAAGAGTCGGTCGCCGAAGCGGTGCGCCGGCAAGGTGAACTGCGCACCGAACTCGCCCTGCGCACGATCGCCGAGGCCGATCTGGACGTCGACGACATCACCCGTGTGGCTCACATCTTCACCGGCCGGAAAAGCTACCTCAAGGGCATCCTCGACCCTCTGGGCCTCAGCCCGGAGCAGGGACTGTTCGAATTCGGTCGGGGCGTCGGACACATGACGGTCAACGACCAGGTAGTGGGGCTCAACCACCTCGTCGAGACCGGACAAGTGGCCCCTGGAGACCACGTCCTGATGGTGGCCCACGGAGCCGGTGTGTCGATCTCCTGCGCGGTGGTCCGCATCGATCACCTTCCGGCCTGGGCCAGGGAAGGGACCTGA
- a CDS encoding SMI1/KNR4 family protein, protein MRLLREHAPADYADLPGPAAESTLESAERRMNISLPQELRAWLLLNNLDPDEEDFDEDVACSGFPGFPDESHFFLGIRSMEQLYGNHAMPGGINPPDQRENPFWRNEWVPFLSDQDGWAGNFVDVRDGRVGSWRVGEITSTGEYESLADFFDSVAHTLTKIAAGDHPICSVADGRLVWM, encoded by the coding sequence ATGAGACTTCTGCGGGAACACGCGCCGGCCGACTACGCCGATCTGCCTGGGCCGGCCGCGGAGTCGACGCTTGAATCCGCTGAGCGACGGATGAACATCAGCCTCCCTCAGGAGCTGCGCGCCTGGCTGCTCCTCAACAACCTGGATCCCGACGAGGAAGACTTCGACGAAGATGTCGCGTGTTCCGGATTCCCCGGCTTCCCGGACGAATCCCACTTCTTTCTGGGGATCCGGTCGATGGAGCAGCTCTACGGCAATCACGCGATGCCCGGCGGGATCAATCCTCCGGATCAGCGGGAGAATCCGTTCTGGCGCAATGAGTGGGTCCCCTTCCTGTCGGACCAGGACGGCTGGGCGGGAAATTTCGTCGACGTGCGAGACGGACGAGTCGGCAGTTGGCGCGTGGGTGAGATCACCTCCACGGGCGAGTACGAGTCACTGGCCGACTTCTTCGACTCCGTGGCACATACGCTGACCAAGATCGCCGCCGGTGACCATCCGATCTGCTCAGTGGCCGACGGGCGACTCGTCTGGATGTGA
- a CDS encoding polyketide synthase, which translates to MPVDDRSSRTSATDPAEPIAIIGMAGRFAGADTVPDLWTLLRGGTDAITEIPDDRYDVEAVYDPRPRTPGRTVSRWGGLLRDVGDFDAEFFGIAPREASKMDPQQRLLLEVAHEALEDAGVPVSGLAGSDTGVYVGQTGGDYWHTQYGTRDRLDLYGMTGAAFRAITSGRLSYTFDLRGPSFTVDTACSSGLVAVHNAVQALRLGECRMAIAGAVNLVLRPEEGIGYSSAGMLARDGRCKFGDASGDGFVRSDGIGSVILKPLSRALADGNRVRAVLRGSAVGNDGRSSGYLTTPGVEGQRDVLVRAYANAGVDPADVDYVEAHGTGTAVGDPVELDSLAHVLGRGRSADRPVLVGSVKTNIGHTEAAAGIAGLIKAVLCLEQRAVPPSLHFDTPNPAVPWPDLPLTIATRNTPLPDAGRPALAGVSSFGLSGTNAHVVLEEYVPAPARSVGEVPVDRTELLTLSAATPEALKALAASVARFLVAADTGLPTLRDVCHSAALHRSHLDARLALPVDSLDQAALALDAFVRDEPEPGLSFSEYTDPGRRPRVAFVFPGQGSQWAGMGRELLDTSPAFARAMRMCDTAVRAETGWSVVELLRSGLEERLAELDVVQPVLWSMEIALAQLWRSWGVEPDVVIGHSMGESAAAYIAGSLSIEDAAAVICRRSRIAKRLSGRGAMAWVALSAAEATQALAGHEDSVAVAAANSPTSTLLSGDADVLTEILAALDARGTPHRLVKVDFASHSPQMDAVHDDLLDALNDVHPRPAAVPIHSTLLGEVIDGSGMDARYWARNIREPVDFVGAVRHQLDCGTTVFLEMGPHPVLVGSIRETARTAGRADTIVAGSLRREEDGRTALLSAAGALHTAGVPIDLAAVIDGGRYVPLPGYPWQRTRHWLPEPDSVQGISAGPVPPQGLPATAPRHPLLGTPTTAADGTRVWQGPLDIRHHPYLAGHRVQDAIVVPGTVYLELLTEATRQVLGDGPLALADVHFEQALCLDEEGPAPVLRVSAGSAGGQLAFQVHSSSTGRAPWALHAEARGYALQAGADEAPVDLAAVRDALPERRSAAEFYAHHAEHGNQWQGAFRGVSELWCRDGEALARVECPEELRATVAHHHFHPALLDAGCHAMAAIRPRQEAGPEGVFVLGGIKQYRCYDRPGTELFGHARLAPSQRAGSVTADLGIRDASGRLLAEVTGARLQYLAGPAPAETASRPPAVRTPQPTDDPDSWMYDVRWKALPRSDAGGRVPQRGTWLVFTDSGPFGRAVVRGLSAEGEDVVVVTAAATYQAADNRLRIDPGDAAHYSAVLDEVAGRGGLRGIVHMWTLDAEAGLQATGKEMDRAQLLSCGSVIHLVQALDTRELPGAPGVWLISRNAQRVTPDDRLVAPFQAPLWGLGRTLVAEHPALRSRLVDLDRSSRSVAALVAALLTPDDEDQIALRDGTRHVARLVPHRGVSAGEGSPVAAVRLSLPPSGSVDDPQLMPVAIPVPAADEVTIRVSHAALHSPPTPDAAGPHPIRGDQPLGTACSGTVIAVGDGVHDVAVGDQVIALAESATATHVVTMAVLTAPRPDGLTPAAAAALPGAYLGAYHALHERARVGRGDRVLVHSAAGGTSPAAVNVARWLGADVHVTATGRTGFDAVVNTLTGVAATAGLSLLAPYGHYLDLAAPDTAGVAPLNRGLLAPNISFHAIDAAHMIKHRPYQAGAVLRATAGLVANGALAPLPHQEFSAARAGEALRSAAGQRHVGEIVLAFTDDVLPTPQPSRKPVEPAARVHPVGTYLITGGTGGIGAQVASWLVDRGARTLLLTGRTPLPDPATAAPGHPRATQLAVLRDLARRGVDVQYAAVDAADHQAMRALLHERGRQGKAPLRGVFHAAGTLDGVLIRDMTARQLTDHLRAKVSGAWNLHRLVRDVPLDMFVLFSSCYSILSAPFLGGYAAGNAFLDALAHHRLAGGTPATSVNWGYWGGVGMVARREAEGDRGLVPQGMASFSPREGLTLLDGILSEGSSHTVVLRADWQAWGLAYPGAARVPLLRELSAVGGRAATPVPDDPAPPQSRAPRTTRPGRPEDPAATGPVDAEPATAVPANAANSAHGGRTAPDPKVVEALKEAAAEILGLKPARVHAARPLNKMGMDSMTAVQLRNSIDRKFQVKLPMIEILRDSSIDSLARAVADAKAPMTTDAASEGASSK; encoded by the coding sequence GTGCCCGTGGACGATCGGTCCAGTCGCACATCAGCGACGGACCCAGCTGAACCCATAGCCATCATCGGGATGGCCGGCCGCTTCGCCGGTGCCGACACGGTCCCGGACCTGTGGACACTGCTGCGCGGTGGCACCGATGCGATCACCGAGATTCCCGACGACCGTTACGACGTCGAAGCCGTGTACGACCCGCGGCCGCGTACACCCGGCCGTACCGTCAGCAGATGGGGCGGTCTCCTCCGGGACGTCGGGGACTTCGACGCCGAGTTCTTCGGCATCGCCCCGCGGGAAGCCTCGAAAATGGACCCCCAGCAGCGCCTGCTGCTGGAAGTCGCCCACGAGGCCCTGGAGGACGCGGGCGTACCGGTCTCCGGCCTGGCCGGTTCCGACACCGGGGTCTACGTGGGCCAGACCGGCGGCGACTACTGGCACACCCAGTACGGGACACGTGACCGGCTCGACCTGTACGGCATGACCGGAGCCGCGTTCCGCGCCATCACTTCGGGCCGGCTGTCCTACACCTTCGACCTCCGGGGACCCAGCTTCACCGTCGACACGGCCTGCTCCTCGGGTCTGGTGGCGGTGCACAACGCCGTGCAGGCCCTCCGCCTCGGCGAGTGCCGCATGGCCATCGCCGGCGCGGTCAATCTCGTCCTCCGGCCGGAGGAGGGAATCGGCTACTCCAGCGCGGGCATGCTCGCCAGGGACGGCCGCTGCAAGTTCGGCGACGCGTCCGGGGACGGCTTCGTCCGCAGCGACGGGATCGGCAGCGTGATCCTCAAGCCGCTCTCACGGGCGCTGGCCGACGGCAATCGGGTCCGGGCCGTCCTGCGCGGCTCAGCCGTGGGCAACGACGGCCGTTCCAGCGGTTACCTGACCACTCCCGGGGTCGAGGGTCAGCGCGACGTGCTCGTACGCGCGTACGCGAACGCGGGCGTCGATCCGGCGGACGTCGACTACGTGGAGGCGCACGGCACCGGGACCGCCGTCGGTGATCCGGTCGAACTCGACTCACTCGCCCACGTGCTGGGAAGGGGGCGGTCCGCAGATCGCCCCGTCCTCGTGGGATCCGTCAAGACCAACATCGGGCACACCGAGGCTGCGGCGGGAATCGCCGGCCTGATCAAGGCGGTGCTCTGCCTCGAACAGCGTGCCGTCCCGCCGAGCCTCCACTTCGACACCCCCAACCCGGCCGTGCCCTGGCCGGATCTTCCACTGACCATCGCGACCCGGAACACCCCGCTGCCCGACGCAGGACGGCCCGCCCTCGCGGGCGTCAGCAGCTTCGGGCTTTCCGGCACCAATGCGCACGTCGTCCTGGAAGAGTACGTACCCGCCCCGGCGCGGTCCGTCGGTGAAGTGCCAGTGGATCGAACGGAGTTGCTCACCCTCTCCGCCGCGACCCCCGAGGCGCTCAAGGCGCTGGCGGCGTCCGTGGCCAGGTTCCTGGTCGCCGCCGACACCGGTCTCCCCACCCTTCGGGACGTCTGCCACAGCGCGGCGTTGCACCGCTCCCACCTCGACGCCCGGCTCGCCCTGCCGGTGGACTCCCTCGATCAGGCCGCGCTCGCACTGGACGCCTTCGTGCGGGACGAACCCGAACCCGGTCTGTCCTTCTCGGAGTACACCGATCCCGGCCGGCGCCCCCGGGTGGCCTTCGTCTTCCCCGGGCAGGGTTCCCAATGGGCGGGCATGGGACGGGAACTGCTCGACACGTCGCCCGCCTTCGCGCGCGCCATGCGGATGTGCGACACGGCCGTGCGGGCGGAGACCGGCTGGTCGGTCGTCGAACTGCTCCGCAGCGGTCTTGAGGAACGCCTCGCCGAACTCGATGTCGTACAGCCCGTGCTGTGGTCGATGGAGATCGCCCTGGCACAGCTGTGGCGATCCTGGGGGGTCGAGCCCGATGTCGTCATCGGCCACAGCATGGGCGAATCGGCGGCAGCGTACATCGCCGGCTCGCTGAGCATCGAAGACGCCGCGGCCGTCATCTGCCGACGCAGCCGGATCGCCAAGCGCCTGTCCGGCCGCGGCGCCATGGCGTGGGTCGCCCTGTCCGCCGCCGAGGCCACCCAGGCGCTGGCCGGCCATGAGGACTCCGTAGCCGTAGCGGCCGCCAACAGCCCCACGTCCACGCTGCTTTCCGGTGACGCCGACGTCCTGACCGAGATCCTCGCGGCACTCGACGCCCGTGGCACACCCCATCGGCTCGTCAAGGTCGACTTCGCCTCCCACAGTCCGCAGATGGACGCTGTGCACGACGACCTGCTGGACGCCCTGAACGACGTGCACCCCCGCCCGGCGGCCGTCCCCATCCACTCCACCCTCCTCGGCGAGGTCATCGACGGCTCCGGTATGGACGCCCGTTACTGGGCCCGCAACATCCGTGAGCCCGTCGACTTCGTCGGCGCCGTCCGTCATCAACTCGACTGCGGAACAACCGTGTTCCTTGAGATGGGCCCTCACCCCGTGCTGGTCGGCAGCATCAGGGAGACCGCTCGCACGGCGGGCAGGGCAGACACCATCGTGGCGGGGTCGCTGCGCCGCGAGGAGGACGGACGGACCGCCCTGCTGAGCGCGGCGGGTGCCCTCCACACCGCCGGGGTGCCGATCGACCTCGCCGCGGTCATCGACGGCGGCCGCTACGTCCCGCTGCCCGGCTATCCCTGGCAGCGCACCCGGCACTGGCTTCCCGAACCCGACTCCGTGCAGGGGATCTCCGCGGGCCCGGTCCCTCCCCAGGGCCTGCCCGCTACCGCGCCCCGGCATCCTCTGCTGGGAACGCCGACGACGGCCGCCGACGGCACCCGCGTGTGGCAGGGCCCCCTCGACATCCGTCATCACCCCTATCTGGCCGGCCACCGTGTCCAGGACGCGATCGTCGTACCGGGAACCGTCTACCTGGAGTTGCTGACGGAGGCGACACGTCAGGTCCTCGGTGACGGACCGCTGGCCCTGGCGGACGTTCACTTCGAGCAGGCTCTCTGTCTCGACGAGGAGGGCCCGGCTCCCGTCCTGCGGGTGAGTGCCGGCTCCGCCGGGGGGCAACTGGCCTTCCAGGTGCACAGCAGCTCCACCGGCCGTGCGCCGTGGGCGCTGCACGCCGAAGCCAGGGGGTACGCCCTCCAGGCGGGCGCCGACGAAGCCCCCGTCGACCTGGCAGCCGTCCGGGACGCCCTCCCCGAACGCCGAAGCGCCGCCGAGTTCTACGCCCACCACGCCGAGCACGGCAATCAGTGGCAGGGCGCCTTCCGAGGCGTCAGTGAACTGTGGTGCCGCGACGGCGAGGCCCTGGCACGCGTCGAGTGCCCCGAAGAGCTGCGGGCCACTGTGGCCCACCACCACTTCCACCCGGCACTCCTCGACGCCGGCTGCCACGCGATGGCAGCAATCCGTCCCCGGCAGGAAGCCGGCCCGGAAGGCGTGTTCGTCCTCGGCGGCATCAAGCAGTACCGATGCTACGACCGGCCCGGAACGGAACTGTTCGGCCATGCCCGTCTCGCACCGAGCCAACGCGCCGGCTCTGTCACCGCCGACCTCGGCATACGCGACGCCTCCGGACGGCTCCTGGCCGAAGTGACGGGTGCGCGGCTCCAGTACCTCGCCGGCCCTGCCCCGGCCGAAACCGCTTCCCGCCCGCCCGCGGTCCGCACACCCCAGCCGACGGACGATCCGGACAGCTGGATGTACGACGTCCGGTGGAAGGCGCTGCCGCGCTCGGACGCCGGCGGGCGGGTCCCGCAACGCGGCACGTGGCTGGTCTTCACGGACAGCGGGCCCTTCGGCCGAGCCGTGGTTCGAGGACTCTCGGCCGAAGGCGAGGACGTGGTCGTCGTCACTGCCGCAGCCACGTACCAGGCCGCAGACAACCGGCTCCGCATCGACCCCGGTGACGCGGCGCACTACTCCGCGGTGCTGGACGAGGTGGCCGGGCGGGGCGGACTCCGCGGCATCGTGCACATGTGGACCCTGGACGCGGAAGCGGGGCTGCAAGCGACCGGAAAGGAGATGGACCGGGCTCAACTGCTGTCCTGTGGCAGCGTCATCCATCTCGTGCAAGCCCTGGACACCCGGGAACTTCCCGGTGCCCCTGGAGTCTGGCTGATCAGCCGGAACGCCCAGCGGGTGACACCGGACGACCGGCTCGTCGCTCCGTTTCAGGCTCCGCTGTGGGGCCTGGGACGTACGCTCGTCGCCGAGCACCCCGCTCTGCGCAGCCGTCTCGTCGACCTGGACCGCAGCTCCAGGAGCGTGGCCGCCCTGGTCGCGGCCCTGCTGACCCCCGACGACGAGGACCAGATCGCATTGCGTGACGGCACCCGCCACGTCGCCCGCCTGGTGCCACATCGAGGGGTGTCCGCGGGCGAGGGCAGCCCGGTCGCCGCGGTGCGCCTCTCCCTCCCGCCGTCAGGCTCCGTCGACGACCCGCAGCTGATGCCGGTGGCCATCCCCGTGCCCGCCGCGGACGAGGTCACGATCCGTGTCTCGCACGCCGCGCTGCACAGCCCGCCCACCCCGGACGCTGCCGGTCCCCACCCGATACGGGGTGATCAGCCGCTCGGCACAGCGTGCTCGGGGACCGTGATCGCTGTCGGTGACGGCGTGCACGACGTGGCTGTCGGCGACCAGGTCATCGCCCTCGCCGAGAGCGCGACGGCCACGCACGTCGTCACCATGGCCGTTCTGACGGCGCCGAGGCCCGACGGCCTCACGCCTGCCGCCGCCGCCGCACTGCCCGGGGCGTACCTCGGCGCCTACCACGCGCTCCACGAGCGTGCCCGCGTCGGGAGGGGCGATCGTGTGCTCGTCCACTCGGCGGCCGGGGGAACCAGCCCGGCCGCCGTCAACGTCGCCCGCTGGCTGGGCGCCGACGTCCATGTCACGGCCACCGGGCGTACCGGATTCGACGCGGTCGTGAACACCCTCACGGGCGTGGCCGCAACCGCCGGCCTCTCCCTCCTGGCGCCCTACGGCCACTACCTGGACCTCGCCGCGCCCGACACGGCCGGGGTCGCCCCCCTGAACCGAGGGCTCCTCGCACCCAACATCTCCTTCCACGCGATCGATGCCGCTCACATGATCAAGCACCGCCCGTACCAGGCCGGCGCCGTGCTGCGGGCGACGGCCGGCCTCGTCGCCAACGGAGCGCTCGCACCCCTGCCCCACCAAGAGTTCAGCGCTGCCCGAGCCGGGGAGGCACTGCGGTCGGCAGCCGGGCAGCGGCATGTCGGCGAGATCGTCCTTGCCTTCACCGACGATGTGCTTCCCACCCCGCAGCCCAGCCGGAAGCCCGTGGAGCCTGCAGCGCGGGTGCACCCCGTCGGCACCTACCTCATCACCGGCGGCACCGGCGGCATCGGGGCGCAGGTGGCGTCGTGGCTCGTCGACCGGGGTGCCCGTACCCTCCTGCTGACCGGCCGGACCCCGCTGCCCGACCCCGCGACCGCTGCTCCCGGCCACCCACGGGCCACGCAACTGGCGGTGCTGCGCGATCTCGCCCGGCGAGGCGTCGATGTCCAGTACGCAGCGGTCGACGCGGCGGACCACCAGGCCATGCGCGCCCTTCTCCACGAGCGAGGCCGTCAGGGCAAGGCCCCGCTGCGAGGGGTATTCCACGCAGCCGGCACTCTCGACGGCGTCCTGATACGCGACATGACGGCCCGGCAGCTCACCGACCACTTGAGGGCCAAGGTCTCGGGCGCCTGGAACCTCCACCGGCTGGTCCGCGACGTACCCCTGGACATGTTCGTCCTGTTCTCGTCGTGCTACTCCATCCTGTCCGCGCCCTTCCTCGGCGGTTACGCGGCCGGAAACGCGTTCCTCGACGCCCTCGCCCACCACCGCCTCGCCGGAGGAACCCCGGCCACCTCGGTCAACTGGGGGTACTGGGGCGGTGTCGGCATGGTCGCCCGCAGGGAGGCGGAAGGCGACCGCGGCCTTGTCCCGCAAGGCATGGCGAGCTTCTCACCCCGCGAAGGGCTCACCCTCCTGGACGGCATTCTCAGCGAAGGCTCCTCTCACACCGTCGTCCTGCGCGCCGACTGGCAGGCATGGGGGCTCGCCTACCCGGGTGCGGCCCGGGTCCCGCTGCTCAGGGAGCTGTCCGCCGTCGGTGGCCGCGCCGCGACGCCTGTTCCGGACGATCCGGCGCCACCGCAGAGCCGTGCCCCGCGGACGACGCGGCCCGGCCGGCCGGAGGATCCCGCGGCTACGGGACCGGTCGATGCCGAGCCCGCCACTGCGGTGCCCGCGAACGCGGCGAACTCCGCCCACGGGGGACGGACAGCGCCGGATCCGAAGGTGGTCGAGGCGCTGAAGGAGGCGGCCGCAGAGATTCTCGGCCTGAAGCCGGCGCGGGTGCACGCGGCCCGGCCCCTGAACAAGATGGGAATGGACTCCATGACGGCGGTTCAGCTGAGGAACAGCATCGACCGGAAGTTCCAGGTCAAACTACCGATGATCGAGATCCTCCGGGACAGCTCCATCGACTCACTCGCCAGGGCCGTCGCCGACGCCAAGGCCCCCATGACGACCGACGCGGCGTCGGAAGGAGCGTCCTCGAAGTGA